The Alnus glutinosa chromosome 7, dhAlnGlut1.1, whole genome shotgun sequence genome includes a region encoding these proteins:
- the LOC133874313 gene encoding F-box protein PP2-A15, translating to MGAAVSGLGEGANGSGMGPSLGDIPESCVACVFMYLTPPQICNLARLNRAFRGAASSDSVWESKLPPNFQDLLDLLPAERYQNLSKKDIFALLCRPVPFDHGNKEAWLDRVTGRVCMAISARGMAITGIDDRRYWNWIPTEESRFNSVAYLQQIWWFEVDGVVKFPFPADTYTLSFRLHLGRFSKRLGRRVCNFEHTHGWDIKPVRFEFSNSDGQQASCEFFLDDTERDDINGNHKRGCWIDYKVGEFVVSGSEPVTEVRFSMKQIDCTHSKGGLCVDSLFIIPSDLKKLKRRGVLK from the exons ATGGGAGCGGCGGTGTCGGGTCTCGGGGAGGGGGCGAACGGGTCGGGCATGGGGCCGAGTCTGGGTGACATACCGGAGAGCTGCGTGGCGTGCGTGTTCATGTACCTGACACCGCCGCAAATATGCAATCTGGCGAGGCTGAACCGGGCGTTCCGGGGCGCGGCGTCGTCGGACTCGGTCTGGGAGTCGAAGCTGCCGCCGAACTTCCAAGATCTGCTTGATCTGTTGCCGGCGGAGCGGTACCAGAATCTGTCCAAGAAGGACATCTTCGCGCTCCTTTGTCGCCCCGTGCCATTCGATCACGGCAATAAG GAAGCGTGGTTGGATAGGGTGACGGGAAGGGTTTGCATGGCGATATCGGCGAGAGGCATGGCTATAACCGGAATTGATGACCGGAGATACTGGAATTGGATTCCTACCGAAGAATCTAG GTTCAATAGTGTGGCCTATTTGCAGCAAATATGGTGGTTCGAAGTAGATGGGGTGGTAAAGTTCCCCTTTCCAGCTGATACTTATACTCTGTCATTCAGGCTTCATCTTGGAAGGTTTTCCAAAAGGCTGGGACGACGTGTGTGTAACTTTGAGCACACCCATGGTTGGGATATAAAGCCAGTACGATTTGAGTTTTCTAATTCGGATGGTCAGCAGGCATCATGTGAGTTCTTTTTAGATGACACTGAACGTGATGATATCAATGGCAATCATAAGCGTGGATGCTGGATAGATTACAAGGTAGGTGAATTTGTTGTTAGTGGCTCGGAACCCGTGACTGAAGTAAGATTTTCCATGAAACAGATAGATTGCACACATTCTAAAGGTGGGCTTTGTGTAGATTCTCTATTTATTATCCCCAGTGatttaaaaaagcttaaaagaaGAGGGGTTTTGAAGTAG
- the LOC133874100 gene encoding uncharacterized protein LOC133874100, with product MEPNGLGGGMFPNIGSGMLGLELPLQHQQQKSPTNAQNPHHHLHPSHLLHPHQPSQSQQSAKYPFAPKPKISVPALSDEDEPGFAADDSNSGDAKRKMSPWQRMKWTDTMVRLLIMAVYYIGDEAGSEGTDPTGKKKTAGLLQKKGKWKSVSRAMMEKGFYVSPQQCEDKFNDLNKRYKRVNDILGKGTACKVVENQSLLETMDLSPKMKEEVRKLLNSKHLFFREMCAYHNSCSHGVAGGGASPSPEVATEPSHTQQQQAQQQRCFHSSENAVMAAERSKIGGEEEEDYEEDDDDSDEEEDEDGVESGSNDEGCSRKRSRKGMFCISSQLMQQLSGEVMSVLHDVGKSPWEKKQWMRARMLQLEEQQVSYQGQAFELEKQRLKWVKFSSKKEREMEKAKLENERRRLENERMVLLVRQKEMELLHLQQPQQQLQHSCNKLGEPSSVTG from the coding sequence ATGGAACCAAATGGTTTAGGTGGCGGGATGTTTCCTAACATTGGTTCTGGGATGCTAGGATTAGAACTGCCTCTGCagcatcaacaacaaaaaagccCCACAAACGCACAAAACCCTCACCACCACCTCCACCCTTCCCACCTCCTCCACCCCCACCAACCATCACAATCTCAGCAATCCGCGAAATACCCATTTGCccccaaacccaagatatctgTGCCGGCCCTCAGTGATGAAGACGAGCCTGGTTTTGCTGCCGACGACAGCAACTCCGGGGatgccaagagaaaaatgtCACCGTGGCAGAGAATGAAGTGGACAGACACCATGGTGAGGCTGCTGATAATGGCGGTGTATTACATCGGCGACGAAGCTGGGTCCGAAGGGACCGATCCAACGGGGAAGAAGAAGACTGCGGGGTTGTTGCAGAAGAAAGGGAAGTGGAAATCTGTTTCTCGGGCTATGATGGAGAAGGGGTTCTATGTGTCTCCGCAGCAGTGCGAGGACAAGTTCAATGACTTGAACAAGAGGTATAAAAGAGTGAATGATATTCTTGGGAAAGGTACGGCTTGCAAGGTAGTGGAAAACCAGAGCTTGTTGGAGACGATGGACTTGTCACCTAAGATGAAAGAAGAGGTTCGGAAGTTGCTGAATTCGAAGCACTTGTTTTTCAGGGAAATGTGCGCGTACCACAATAGTTGCAGTCACGGGGTTGCTGGTGGAGGAGCAAGTCCGTCGCCGGAGGTCGCCACTGAGCCATCTCATACTCAGCAGCAGCAGGCTCAACAGCAACGGTGCTTCCATTCGTCGGAGAATGCGGTTATGGCGGCTGAGAGGTCGAAAATTGgtggagaggaggaggaggattaTGAGGAGGATGATGATGATTCTGATGAGGAAGAGGACGAGGATGGAGTGGAAAGCGGTTCCAACGATGAGGGGTGTTCGAGGAAAAGATCAAGAAAGGGAATGTTTTGTATATCGTCGCAGTTAATGCAGCAACTGAGCGGCGAGGTGATGAGCGTGCTGCACGATGTGGGGAAGAGCCCGTGGGAGAAAAAGCAGTGGATGAGGGCGCGGATGTTACAGCTGGAGGAGCAGCAAGTGAGCTACCAAGGTCAGGCGTTTGAGCTAGAGAAGCAGCGGTTGAAGTGGGTGAAGTTTAGCAGCAAGAAGGAGAGGGAGATGGAGAAAGCTAAGCTTGAGAACGAGCGGAGAAGGCTTGAGAATGAGAGGATGGTTTTGCTTGTCCGCCAGAAAGAGATGGAGTTGCTTCATCTTCAACAACCACAGCAACAGCTACAACATTCTTGTAACAAGCTGGGTGAACCATCCTCTGTTACTGGTTGA
- the LOC133872792 gene encoding pyruvate kinase 1, cytosolic isoform X1, producing the protein MHSSHLLLEEPIRMASILEPSKANFFPAMTKIVGTLGPKSRSVEVISGCLKAGMSVARFDFSWGDPEYHQETLENLKAAVKSTKKLCAVMLDTVGPELQVVNKSEKSISLQVDGFVILTPNQEIEASSELLPINFDGLSKAVKKGDTIFMGQYLFTGSETTSVWLEVYELKGEDVVCVIKNSATLSGSLFTLHVSQIPIDLPTLTDKDKDVISTWGVKNKIDFLSLSYTRHAEDVRQARDLLSKLGDLSQTQIFAKIENIEGLTHFDEILQEADGIILSRGNLGIDLPPEKVFLFQKAALYKCNMAGKPAVLTRVVDSMTDNLRPTRAEATDVANAVLDGSDAILLGAETLRGLYPVETISIVGKICAEAEKVFNQDLYFKKTVKYVGEPMTHLESIASSAVRAAIKVKASAIICFTSSGRAARLIAKYRPTMPVLSVVIPRLKTNQLKWSFTGAFEDPLCNLSNHMWESLLYYPFNARQSLIVRGLFPMLADPRHPAESTSATNESVLKVALDHGKDSGVIKSHDRVVVCQKVGDSSVVKIIELED; encoded by the exons ATGCATTCGAGTCACTTGCTTCTAGAGGAGCCGATTAGGATGGCTTCGATCCTCGAGCCATCCAAGGCG AATTTCTTTCCTGCAATGACGAAGATCGTAGGCACGCTGGGACCCAAATCTCGATCCGTGGAGGTTATTTCGGGCTGCCTCAAGGCTGGAATGTCCG TGGCCCGGTTCGACTTTTCGTGGGGAGACCCGGAATACCACCAGGAGACTCTGGAGAATCTGAAGGCGGCTGTGAAGAGTACTAAGAAGCTTTGTGCt GTTATGCTAGACACAGTGGGCCCTGAGTTGCAGGTTGTTAATAAAAGTGAGAAATCTATTTCACTTCAGGTGGATGGTTTTGTTATTCTGACACCAAATCAAGAAATAGAAGCCTCTTCGGAGCTATTGCCCATCAATTTTGATGGTCTGTCAAAG GCAGTGAAGAAGGGAGACACCATTTTTATGGGTCAATATCTGTTCACTGGAAGTGAAACTACTTCTGTTTGGCTGGAG GTCTATGAATTGAAAGGAGAAGATGTTGTTTGTGTCATAAAGAATTCTGCAACCCTGTCTGGCTCATTGTTCACTTTGCACGTGTCTCAAATTCCTATTGATCTGCCTACTCTCACTGATAAAGATAAGGAT GTTATAAGTACTTGgggagttaaaaataaaattgacttcctCTCTCTGTCATATACCCGACATGCAGAAGACGTTCGCCAG GCTCGCGATCTGCTTTCTAAGTTGGGTGACCTCAGTCAGACTCAAATATTTGCAAAGATTGAAAATATAGAG GGGTTAACCCATTTCGATGAGATCCTACAAGAAGCAGATGGTATCATTCTTTCTCGTGGGAATTTGGGGATTGATCTCCCTCCTGAGAAG gtgtttttgtttcaaaaagcTGCCCTTTACAAGTGTAACATGGCTGGAAAGCCTGCAGTGCTTACTCGTGTTGTGGACAGTATGACTGACAACTTGAGGCCAACTCGTGCAGAAGCAACTGATGTTGCCAATGCTGTATTGGATG GAAGTGATGCAATTCTTCTGGGTGCTGAGACTCTGCGTGGGTTGTACCCTGTTGAGACTATTTCTATTGTTGGTAAAATTTGTGCTGAG GCAGAGAAGGTTTTCAACCAAGACCTTTATTTCAAGAAGACTGTCAAATACGTTGGAGAGCCGATGACCCACTTGGAATCTATTGCTTCCTCTGCG GTGCGGGCTGCCATTAAGGTGAAGGCATCTGCTATTATTTGTTTCACTTCTTCAGGAAGGGCAGCGAG ATTGATTGCTAAGTATAGGCCAACAATGCCAGTTCTGTCTGTTGTCATCCCCCGGCTTAAGACAAATCAGCTAAAATGGAGCTTTACTGGAGCCTTTGAG GACCCACTGTGTAATCTATCAAATCATATGTGGGAAAGCCTGTTGTACTACCCCTTTAAT GCAAGGCAATCACTTATAGTGAGAGGCCTGTTCCCCATGCTTGCGGATCCCAGACATCCT GCGGAGTCGACGAGTGCAACAAACGAGTCAGTTCTAAAGGTTGCCCTTGATCATGGAAAGGATTCAGGAGTCATAAAGTCACACGATCGGGTTGTTGTTTGCCAGAAAGTTGGGGATTCATCTGTGGTGAAGATAATTGAGCTTGAGGATTAA
- the LOC133872792 gene encoding pyruvate kinase 1, cytosolic isoform X2, translated as MHSSHLLLEEPIRMASILEPSKANFFPAMTKIVGTLGPKSRSVEVISGCLKAGMSVARFDFSWGDPEYHQETLENLKAAVKSTKKLCAVMLDTVGPELQVVNKSEKSISLQVDGFVILTPNQEIEASSELLPINFDGLSKAVKKGDTIFMGQYLFTGSETTSVWLEVYELKGEDVVCVIKNSATLSGSLFTLHVSQIPIDLPTLTDKDKDVISTWGVKNKIDFLSLSYTRHAEDVRQARDLLSKLGDLSQTQIFAKIENIEGLTHFDEILQEADGIILSRGNLGIDLPPEKVFLFQKAALYKCNMAGKPAVLTRVVDSMTDNLRPTRAEATDVANAVLDGSDAILLGAETLRGLYPVETISIVGKICAEAEKVFNQDLYFKKTVKYVGEPMTHLESIASSAVRAAIKVKASAIICFTSSGRAARLIAKYRPTMPVLSVVIPRLKTNQLKWSFTGAFEARQSLIVRGLFPMLADPRHPAESTSATNESVLKVALDHGKDSGVIKSHDRVVVCQKVGDSSVVKIIELED; from the exons ATGCATTCGAGTCACTTGCTTCTAGAGGAGCCGATTAGGATGGCTTCGATCCTCGAGCCATCCAAGGCG AATTTCTTTCCTGCAATGACGAAGATCGTAGGCACGCTGGGACCCAAATCTCGATCCGTGGAGGTTATTTCGGGCTGCCTCAAGGCTGGAATGTCCG TGGCCCGGTTCGACTTTTCGTGGGGAGACCCGGAATACCACCAGGAGACTCTGGAGAATCTGAAGGCGGCTGTGAAGAGTACTAAGAAGCTTTGTGCt GTTATGCTAGACACAGTGGGCCCTGAGTTGCAGGTTGTTAATAAAAGTGAGAAATCTATTTCACTTCAGGTGGATGGTTTTGTTATTCTGACACCAAATCAAGAAATAGAAGCCTCTTCGGAGCTATTGCCCATCAATTTTGATGGTCTGTCAAAG GCAGTGAAGAAGGGAGACACCATTTTTATGGGTCAATATCTGTTCACTGGAAGTGAAACTACTTCTGTTTGGCTGGAG GTCTATGAATTGAAAGGAGAAGATGTTGTTTGTGTCATAAAGAATTCTGCAACCCTGTCTGGCTCATTGTTCACTTTGCACGTGTCTCAAATTCCTATTGATCTGCCTACTCTCACTGATAAAGATAAGGAT GTTATAAGTACTTGgggagttaaaaataaaattgacttcctCTCTCTGTCATATACCCGACATGCAGAAGACGTTCGCCAG GCTCGCGATCTGCTTTCTAAGTTGGGTGACCTCAGTCAGACTCAAATATTTGCAAAGATTGAAAATATAGAG GGGTTAACCCATTTCGATGAGATCCTACAAGAAGCAGATGGTATCATTCTTTCTCGTGGGAATTTGGGGATTGATCTCCCTCCTGAGAAG gtgtttttgtttcaaaaagcTGCCCTTTACAAGTGTAACATGGCTGGAAAGCCTGCAGTGCTTACTCGTGTTGTGGACAGTATGACTGACAACTTGAGGCCAACTCGTGCAGAAGCAACTGATGTTGCCAATGCTGTATTGGATG GAAGTGATGCAATTCTTCTGGGTGCTGAGACTCTGCGTGGGTTGTACCCTGTTGAGACTATTTCTATTGTTGGTAAAATTTGTGCTGAG GCAGAGAAGGTTTTCAACCAAGACCTTTATTTCAAGAAGACTGTCAAATACGTTGGAGAGCCGATGACCCACTTGGAATCTATTGCTTCCTCTGCG GTGCGGGCTGCCATTAAGGTGAAGGCATCTGCTATTATTTGTTTCACTTCTTCAGGAAGGGCAGCGAG ATTGATTGCTAAGTATAGGCCAACAATGCCAGTTCTGTCTGTTGTCATCCCCCGGCTTAAGACAAATCAGCTAAAATGGAGCTTTACTGGAGCCTTTGAG GCAAGGCAATCACTTATAGTGAGAGGCCTGTTCCCCATGCTTGCGGATCCCAGACATCCT GCGGAGTCGACGAGTGCAACAAACGAGTCAGTTCTAAAGGTTGCCCTTGATCATGGAAAGGATTCAGGAGTCATAAAGTCACACGATCGGGTTGTTGTTTGCCAGAAAGTTGGGGATTCATCTGTGGTGAAGATAATTGAGCTTGAGGATTAA